One segment of bacterium DNA contains the following:
- a CDS encoding cytochrome c oxidase assembly protein COX16 — protein sequence MTALTLLSLVLGAFGLAAFTQVRALRRQVYLLRLDVRDAGLNRAATDDPDSSCGCGCGCG from the coding sequence ATGACCGCTTTGACTCTGCTCTCTCTCGTTCTCGGCGCATTCGGGTTGGCGGCGTTCACCCAGGTGCGTGCCCTGCGGCGCCAGGTCTACCTTCTGCGGCTGGATGTCCGGGATGCCGGTCTGAACCGCGCCGCCACGGACGACCCGGACAGCTCCTGCGGCTGCGGTTGCGGCTGCGGCTAA
- the tsaD gene encoding tRNA (adenosine(37)-N6)-threonylcarbamoyltransferase complex transferase subunit TsaD: protein MLTLGIETSCDETSVALLEGESHLLSHLVLSQLEHERFGGVVPELASRAHLQALLPMLEQSFAEAGVTPRDIDLLGVTVGPGLIGSLLVGICTAKSLALSLGKPLVGVNHVEAHLMANLLLEDPPTPPFVALLVSGGHTLLVKVARWGDYAVLGRSRDDAVGESFDKVAKMLGLGYPGGPLIEKAAAGGDPRAFALPRPMLRDPSLDLSFSGLKTAVLHEVERQKTTGSLETSVADLAASFQAAVVEVLVEKSLRACRQAGAACLIVAGGVARNRALRAALDRRSPEEGLRVVFPDLALCTDNAAMIARTALYHFGQGRSDSLDIRAFATGSLQWRRA from the coding sequence ATGCTGACCCTGGGTATCGAAACCTCCTGCGATGAAACCTCGGTCGCCCTGCTGGAGGGCGAAAGCCATCTGCTGAGCCACCTGGTTCTGAGCCAGCTCGAGCACGAGCGTTTCGGCGGAGTGGTCCCGGAACTGGCCAGCCGGGCGCACCTCCAGGCCCTGCTGCCCATGCTGGAGCAGTCGTTCGCCGAGGCCGGGGTCACGCCGCGGGACATCGACCTGCTGGGGGTCACAGTGGGACCGGGGCTGATCGGCTCGCTTCTGGTGGGTATCTGCACGGCCAAGTCTCTGGCCCTCAGCCTGGGCAAGCCGCTGGTCGGGGTGAACCACGTGGAGGCGCATCTGATGGCGAACCTCCTGCTGGAGGACCCGCCCACCCCTCCTTTTGTCGCCCTGCTCGTCTCGGGCGGCCACACCCTGCTGGTGAAAGTGGCCCGCTGGGGCGATTACGCCGTACTGGGGCGCAGCCGGGATGACGCGGTGGGAGAGTCGTTCGACAAGGTGGCCAAGATGCTCGGCCTGGGCTATCCCGGCGGCCCGCTGATCGAGAAAGCCGCCGCTGGCGGCGACCCGCGCGCTTTCGCCCTGCCGCGCCCGATGCTGCGCGATCCCTCTCTCGACCTGAGTTTCAGCGGGCTCAAGACCGCGGTGCTGCACGAGGTGGAGCGCCAGAAAACCACCGGCTCCCTGGAGACCTCTGTCGCAGATCTTGCCGCCTCGTTCCAGGCCGCGGTGGTGGAGGTGCTGGTGGAAAAGTCCCTGCGCGCCTGCCGTCAGGCCGGGGCCGCCTGTCTGATCGTGGCCGGGGGCGTGGCCCGTAACCGTGCCCTGCGCGCGGCCCTCGACCGGCGCTCGCCTGAGGAGGGCCTCCGGGTGGTGTTCCCGGACCTGGCGCTCTGCACCGACAACGCCGCCATGATCGCCCGCACCGCGCTGTACCATTTCGGGCAGGGACGCAGCGACAGCCTCGACATCCGGGCTTTCGCCACTGGCAGCCTGCAGTGGCGCCGCGCCTGA
- a CDS encoding glycerate kinase, with amino-acid sequence MKIVLAPDSFKGTFSAGLVCRAWQKAAERVCPGAEVLCCPLADGGEGTLEVLFEAVGGRRLSFAACDPLERPLQAELGLLEGGEALIEMARTSGLDLLAPSERNPWVAGTRGLGLAVLAALDAGATSLCLTLGGSATVDGGVGMARVLGFRFLDRHGHVLEYEGGRILGKIARIDRSGADPRLAGLPVRALCDVTNPLTGPLGAARVFGPQKGAAPAMIERLELGLERLARRFERDLGHKVAAAPGAGAAGGMGAAVLAFLGGKLIRGIDYVLETTGFDSALAGADIVLTGEGSFDSQSLGGKVLSGVFSRAEAAGVPVDVVCGRVADLDESGRPAGAGARRIWSGADLDIPARRMLNAADLTRLAEMSLQDFLSPSEGADEH; translated from the coding sequence ATGAAAATCGTTCTGGCCCCGGATTCTTTCAAGGGCACGTTCAGTGCGGGCCTGGTCTGCCGGGCCTGGCAGAAAGCGGCCGAGCGCGTGTGCCCCGGGGCCGAGGTCCTCTGCTGTCCCCTGGCCGATGGCGGCGAGGGGACCTTGGAGGTGCTGTTCGAGGCCGTGGGCGGGCGACGGTTGAGCTTTGCGGCCTGCGACCCGCTGGAGCGCCCGCTCCAGGCCGAGTTGGGGCTGCTGGAGGGTGGCGAAGCCTTGATCGAGATGGCCCGCACCTCGGGCCTCGACCTTCTGGCTCCCTCCGAGCGCAACCCCTGGGTGGCCGGCACCCGTGGCCTGGGACTGGCCGTGCTCGCGGCCCTGGACGCCGGGGCGACAAGCCTCTGCCTGACCCTGGGCGGCTCGGCCACGGTGGATGGCGGGGTGGGGATGGCCCGCGTGCTGGGCTTCCGTTTCCTCGACCGCCACGGCCATGTCCTGGAGTACGAGGGCGGACGGATACTGGGCAAGATCGCCCGGATCGACCGCTCCGGCGCCGACCCGCGCCTGGCCGGACTTCCGGTGCGCGCCCTCTGCGATGTCACCAACCCACTCACCGGCCCCCTGGGCGCGGCCCGCGTGTTCGGCCCGCAGAAAGGGGCCGCCCCGGCCATGATCGAGCGCCTGGAGCTGGGCCTGGAGCGCCTGGCCCGTCGTTTCGAGCGGGACCTGGGGCACAAGGTCGCCGCAGCGCCTGGGGCCGGGGCCGCCGGAGGGATGGGCGCGGCGGTGCTGGCTTTCCTGGGCGGCAAGCTGATCCGCGGGATCGATTACGTGCTGGAGACTACCGGTTTCGACTCCGCCCTGGCCGGGGCCGACATTGTCCTGACCGGCGAGGGCTCGTTCGACTCGCAGAGCCTGGGGGGCAAGGTGCTCTCCGGGGTGTTCTCCCGCGCCGAAGCCGCCGGTGTGCCTGTGGATGTTGTCTGCGGCCGTGTCGCGGACCTGGATGAGAGCGGCCGCCCGGCCGGCGCCGGGGCCCGGCGGATCTGGTCCGGGGCCGACCTGGACATCCCCGCCCGCCGGATGCTGAACGCTGCCGACCTGACCCGTCTGGCCGAAATGTCCCTGCAAGACTTTCTCTCTCCGTCCGAGGGGGCCGATGAGCACTGA
- a CDS encoding sodium:solute symporter, giving the protein MFQLSTPDLFILGLYFVLMSGLGVYLARFQTDSRAYFLSNRNIPWWAVCISIVATETSVLTFIGVPAMSFDGDMRFLQITLGYLVARVILALFFLPAFLGQETYTVYGYLTRRFGPRARNIAAGLFFISQMLGHGVRLFASALVLSAVLGLDGVGWSIFIMAAVTIFYTWAGGISAVIWTDVIQGAIMLGGAVLALVILAGMFPEGAAPVLATAQAAGKLRVFDFGLDLSRTYTFWSGLVGGTFLGMASHGTDQVLAQRLLTCRSLRDGRKALVGSAFIIIPQFAVFLLIGVLLFYFYQAHPPAVPFDKSDRIFPHFIVNHFPPVAAGLTIAAIFGAAMSTLSGALQAFSSSAVMDILKPLRGEAHAADNYLGVSRWFTLFWGVVLCGIAMLAKDWGPVLETGLTVASVTYGPLLGLFLLGFFTRLKSLNALTVGVLAGLAAVSLVLRAHTVPWTWYVAVGATVTVGVSLAVERLSGARGCGR; this is encoded by the coding sequence ATGTTCCAGCTTTCCACGCCTGACCTGTTCATCCTGGGGCTCTACTTTGTGCTGATGTCGGGCCTGGGGGTCTACCTGGCGCGCTTCCAGACCGACAGCCGGGCCTATTTCCTGAGCAACCGGAATATTCCCTGGTGGGCGGTCTGCATCTCCATCGTGGCCACCGAGACCAGCGTGCTCACTTTCATCGGCGTGCCGGCCATGTCCTTTGACGGGGACATGCGGTTCCTGCAGATCACCCTGGGCTACCTGGTGGCGCGGGTGATCCTGGCCTTGTTTTTCCTGCCGGCGTTCCTGGGCCAGGAAACCTACACGGTCTACGGCTACCTGACCCGGCGCTTCGGGCCGCGGGCGCGCAACATCGCGGCCGGGCTCTTTTTCATCTCGCAGATGCTGGGCCACGGTGTGCGTCTGTTCGCCTCGGCGCTCGTGCTCTCGGCCGTGCTGGGCCTCGACGGCGTGGGCTGGTCGATATTCATCATGGCCGCGGTCACGATTTTCTACACCTGGGCCGGCGGTATCAGCGCGGTGATCTGGACCGATGTGATCCAGGGCGCGATCATGCTGGGCGGCGCGGTGCTGGCCCTGGTGATCCTGGCCGGGATGTTCCCCGAGGGCGCGGCCCCGGTGCTGGCCACGGCCCAGGCCGCGGGCAAGCTGCGCGTGTTCGATTTCGGTCTCGACCTCAGCCGCACCTACACGTTCTGGAGCGGGCTGGTGGGCGGCACTTTCCTGGGCATGGCCTCCCACGGCACGGATCAGGTGCTGGCCCAGCGCCTGTTGACCTGCCGCAGCCTGCGGGACGGCCGCAAGGCCCTGGTCGGCTCGGCCTTCATCATCATCCCGCAGTTCGCGGTGTTCCTGTTGATCGGGGTGCTGCTGTTCTATTTCTACCAGGCGCACCCGCCCGCTGTGCCCTTCGACAAATCGGACCGCATCTTCCCCCATTTCATAGTTAACCATTTCCCGCCCGTAGCCGCGGGACTCACTATCGCCGCGATCTTCGGGGCGGCCATGTCAACCCTGAGCGGGGCGTTGCAGGCGTTCAGCTCCAGCGCGGTGATGGATATCCTGAAGCCCCTGCGGGGCGAGGCCCACGCCGCGGACAACTACCTGGGGGTCAGCCGCTGGTTCACCCTGTTCTGGGGCGTGGTGCTCTGCGGTATAGCCATGCTGGCCAAGGACTGGGGTCCGGTGCTCGAGACTGGCCTGACCGTGGCCTCGGTCACTTATGGGCCTCTGTTGGGCCTGTTCCTGTTAGGCTTTTTCACCCGGCTTAAAAGCCTCAACGCCCTGACCGTGGGGGTTCTGGCCGGGCTGGCCGCGGTGAGCCTGGTGCTGCGGGCTCATACAGTCCCCTGGACCTGGTACGTGGCTGTCGGGGCCACGGTCACGGTGGGCGTGTCCCTTGCCGTGGAGCGCCTGAGCGGCGCGCGGGGCTGCGGACGCTGA
- a CDS encoding class I SAM-dependent methyltransferase — protein MSDESCLGTAWKTPELAAKYLQGVRGAIPLAAEQIGIILHLARAWRPDFQSFLDLGCGDGVLGRALWQVSPAAEGVFLDFSEAMLGAARERCGDSARARFVSADFGLPGWRDCLGPQARFDIIVSGLAIHHQNDSRKREIYAELFELLAPGGLFLHLEHVASASPAGQAVADDWFIDALYEYHRRSGSSYTRQEIAGGYFHRPDKAANILAPVQTQLDWLRRIGFQDVDCWFKAFELTVFGGRKP, from the coding sequence GTGAGCGACGAAAGCTGCCTCGGCACAGCCTGGAAAACTCCGGAGCTGGCCGCCAAATACCTGCAGGGAGTGCGGGGAGCGATCCCCCTGGCCGCCGAGCAGATCGGGATAATCCTGCACCTGGCCCGCGCCTGGCGTCCAGACTTCCAATCCTTCCTCGACCTGGGCTGCGGCGATGGTGTCCTGGGGCGGGCGCTCTGGCAGGTATCGCCCGCGGCCGAGGGTGTGTTCCTCGATTTCTCCGAGGCCATGCTGGGCGCGGCCCGCGAACGCTGCGGCGACAGCGCCAGGGCCAGGTTCGTGAGCGCCGATTTCGGCCTGCCCGGCTGGAGGGACTGCCTGGGCCCGCAGGCGCGTTTCGATATCATTGTCTCCGGCCTGGCCATCCACCACCAGAACGACAGCCGCAAGCGGGAAATATACGCCGAGCTGTTCGAGCTGCTCGCCCCGGGCGGACTGTTCCTGCACCTGGAGCACGTGGCCAGCGCCAGCCCGGCCGGCCAGGCCGTGGCGGATGACTGGTTCATCGACGCCCTCTACGAATACCACCGTCGCTCGGGAAGCTCCTACACCCGCCAGGAAATCGCCGGGGGCTACTTCCACCGCCCGGACAAGGCGGCCAACATCCTCGCCCCGGTTCAGACCCAGCTCGACTGGTTGCGCCGGATCGGCTTCCAGGACGTGGACTGCTGGTTCAAGGCCTTCGAGCTGACCGTGTTCGGCGGACGCAAACCCTGA
- a CDS encoding aminotransferase class V-fold PLP-dependent enzyme: protein MAEQARVYLDHNATTPLAEPVLEAMLPWLKQNFGNASSIHAEGRAARSAIDRARAQVAGLVGAAPEEIVFTGGGTESDNLAVRGAAESRPPSGGSIRLVTSAVEHHAVLRPMQRLERLGCELTSLPVDCFGCLVLDELEKALQGGKPVLVSLIAVSNEVGTLQPVEQAGALCRESEVTFHVDAVQAAGRVPLDVRRLKIDLLSLSAHKIYGPKGVGALYVRRGVEIQPQMLGGGQERRRRSGTENVAGIVGFGAACDLARTEFESRNRLQLELRERLHRGILGRVEGVHLNGHPDKRVSNTLNLSFEGVEGEAILLGLDSRGISASSGSACASGSLEPSHVLTAMGVAPELAQNSVRFSLGRGNTAAEIDRTVEAVADIVQRLRAMQLSS from the coding sequence ATGGCTGAACAGGCAAGAGTCTACCTGGACCACAACGCCACCACGCCCCTGGCCGAGCCGGTGCTGGAGGCGATGCTGCCCTGGCTGAAACAGAATTTCGGCAACGCCTCCAGTATTCACGCCGAGGGACGGGCGGCGCGCTCCGCGATCGACCGCGCCCGCGCCCAGGTGGCCGGGCTCGTCGGGGCGGCGCCCGAGGAAATCGTTTTCACCGGGGGCGGCACCGAGAGCGACAACCTGGCCGTGCGCGGGGCCGCCGAATCCCGGCCCCCCAGCGGCGGCTCCATCCGCCTGGTGACCAGCGCGGTGGAGCACCATGCCGTGCTGCGGCCCATGCAGCGCCTGGAGCGGCTGGGCTGCGAGCTGACAAGCCTGCCCGTGGACTGTTTCGGCTGTCTCGTCCTGGACGAACTGGAGAAAGCGCTCCAGGGCGGCAAGCCCGTCCTGGTGAGTCTTATCGCCGTATCCAACGAGGTGGGCACGCTCCAGCCGGTGGAACAGGCCGGAGCGCTCTGCCGTGAGAGTGAAGTGACTTTCCACGTGGATGCCGTGCAGGCCGCCGGGCGCGTGCCGCTGGACGTGCGCCGGCTGAAAATCGACCTCCTGAGCCTGAGCGCGCACAAGATTTACGGCCCCAAGGGCGTGGGCGCGCTCTATGTCCGCCGCGGGGTGGAGATCCAGCCGCAGATGCTGGGCGGCGGCCAGGAGCGGCGGCGCCGCTCCGGCACCGAGAACGTGGCTGGCATTGTCGGTTTCGGCGCGGCCTGCGACCTGGCCCGGACGGAATTCGAAAGCCGTAACCGCCTCCAGCTCGAGCTGCGCGAGCGCCTCCACCGTGGCATCCTCGGGCGTGTCGAGGGTGTGCACCTCAACGGCCACCCCGACAAGCGGGTGAGCAACACGCTCAACCTGTCGTTCGAGGGGGTGGAGGGCGAGGCGATCCTGCTGGGCCTCGACTCCCGCGGCATCTCGGCCTCCAGCGGCTCGGCCTGCGCCAGCGGCTCGCTGGAGCCCTCTCACGTGCTCACCGCCATGGGGGTGGCCCCGGAGCTGGCCCAGAACTCGGTGCGTTTCAGCCTCGGACGGGGCAACACGGCCGCCGAGATCGACCGCACGGTCGAGGCCGTGGCCGACATTGTCCAGCGCCTGCGCGCCATGCAGCTTTCATCCTGA
- a CDS encoding Rrf2 family transcriptional regulator: MRLTTRGHYGIRAILELAANETGPLSLKEIARRQNISLAYLEQLFNRLKRDGLVEARRGPGGGYVLGRRPSGITVGEVYRSLEGEIVFARCRESDGAEDCAGAGDCVSRLLWEGLGRRVREYLDSLTLADLLAAARERREPIASPGRS, translated from the coding sequence ATGCGCCTGACCACGCGCGGACATTACGGTATCCGGGCGATCCTCGAGCTGGCAGCCAACGAGACTGGGCCGCTGAGCCTGAAAGAGATCGCCCGGCGTCAGAACATCTCCCTGGCCTACCTGGAGCAGCTTTTCAACCGCTTGAAGAGGGACGGTCTGGTGGAGGCCCGCCGCGGCCCGGGCGGGGGCTACGTGCTGGGACGGAGGCCGTCGGGGATCACAGTGGGCGAGGTCTACCGCTCCCTCGAGGGCGAGATCGTGTTCGCCCGCTGCAGGGAAAGCGACGGGGCCGAGGACTGCGCCGGCGCCGGCGACTGTGTCTCACGCCTGCTCTGGGAGGGCCTGGGACGGCGGGTCCGCGAGTACCTCGACTCCCTCACTCTGGCCGACCTGCTGGCAGCCGCCCGTGAACGCCGCGAGCCTATTGCCAGCCCCGGCCGCTCCTGA
- the priA gene encoding primosomal protein N', which yields MGFSPEVVRTLAGRGLARITQVRRLRDPFQSLDLPPYDHPTPSAAQTAVIAAISRDLDCHRVFLLHGVTGSGKTLVYLEILRPVLAAGRQAVVLVPEIALTPQTTARFRAVFGDRVAVLHSGLSDGERYDIWREIRAGRYRVAVGPRSAVFAPFENLGLIILDEEHESTYKQTDLTPRYHARDVAIRRMRSAGGPVVLGSATPSLETWAEAESGNVVRLSLPERVAGRLLPEVRLGDLRHGWTGSDKNGVTPALLKEIGFALEARGQVLLLLNRRGFSNFVLCPDCGGIVECPNCRISLTVHKRLGRLLCHYCGHQQPAPEVCPACGSASLERIGAGTEQVESALREAFPERVVDRMDLDTTGGKWSHHEILERLRTGATDILVGTQMIAKGLDFPNVVLVGVVNADTAMNLPDFRSTERTFQLLAQVAGRTGRGERGGEVLIQTFNPAHPAVRAAVHHDYTGFARRELAVRLEAGYPPYVRLLNVIFSGEQEPVVERFAGDSAALVAALIQRKHLQDRLTLLGPAPCPLERLRGRWRRHLILKSREPELIGSLGEFLARRLKPPAAGACRVTLDRDPASLM from the coding sequence ATGGGTTTCAGCCCGGAGGTGGTGAGGACTCTGGCGGGCAGGGGCCTCGCCCGCATCACCCAGGTGCGCCGTCTGCGCGACCCGTTCCAGAGCCTGGACCTGCCGCCCTACGATCACCCCACGCCCTCGGCGGCCCAGACCGCGGTGATCGCCGCGATCAGCCGCGACCTCGACTGTCACCGGGTGTTCCTGCTCCATGGCGTGACCGGCAGCGGCAAGACCCTGGTCTACCTGGAGATATTGCGCCCGGTGCTCGCGGCCGGCCGTCAGGCCGTGGTCCTGGTCCCCGAGATCGCCCTCACCCCCCAGACCACCGCGCGGTTCCGGGCCGTGTTCGGCGACCGGGTGGCGGTGCTGCACAGCGGGTTGTCGGATGGCGAGCGCTACGACATCTGGCGCGAAATACGCGCCGGGCGCTACCGGGTGGCGGTGGGGCCGCGCTCGGCCGTGTTCGCCCCGTTCGAGAACCTGGGCCTGATCATCCTGGACGAGGAGCACGAGAGCACCTACAAGCAGACCGACCTCACCCCGCGCTACCATGCCCGGGATGTGGCGATCCGCCGGATGCGTTCCGCCGGGGGCCCGGTGGTCCTGGGCTCGGCCACCCCCAGTCTGGAAACCTGGGCCGAGGCCGAGAGCGGCAACGTCGTGCGCCTGAGCCTGCCCGAGCGCGTCGCCGGCCGACTCCTGCCCGAGGTGCGCCTGGGCGACCTGCGCCACGGCTGGACCGGCTCGGACAAGAACGGTGTCACGCCCGCCCTGCTCAAGGAGATCGGTTTCGCCCTGGAGGCCCGCGGGCAGGTGCTGCTGCTTCTTAACCGGCGCGGTTTCAGCAATTTCGTCCTCTGCCCCGACTGCGGCGGCATCGTCGAGTGCCCCAACTGCCGCATCTCGCTCACCGTGCACAAGCGCCTGGGCCGCCTTCTCTGCCACTACTGCGGCCACCAGCAACCCGCACCCGAGGTCTGCCCCGCCTGCGGCTCGGCCTCCCTGGAACGGATCGGGGCCGGGACCGAGCAGGTGGAGTCCGCCCTGCGCGAGGCTTTCCCCGAGCGCGTGGTCGACCGCATGGACCTGGACACCACCGGGGGCAAGTGGTCGCACCACGAGATCCTGGAGCGCCTGCGCACCGGGGCCACGGATATCCTGGTGGGCACCCAGATGATCGCCAAGGGCCTGGATTTCCCGAACGTGGTCCTGGTCGGGGTGGTCAACGCCGACACGGCCATGAACCTGCCCGATTTCCGCTCCACGGAGCGCACTTTCCAGCTCCTGGCCCAGGTGGCCGGGCGCACCGGACGCGGCGAGCGGGGCGGCGAGGTGCTGATCCAGACTTTCAACCCCGCACATCCGGCGGTGCGCGCCGCGGTGCACCACGATTACACCGGGTTCGCCCGGCGCGAGCTGGCCGTGCGCCTGGAGGCGGGCTATCCGCCCTACGTGCGCCTGCTCAACGTGATATTCAGCGGCGAGCAGGAGCCGGTGGTGGAGCGTTTCGCCGGGGATAGCGCCGCACTGGTGGCAGCGCTCATCCAGCGCAAGCACCTGCAGGACCGGCTTACTCTCCTCGGCCCCGCGCCCTGCCCCCTGGAACGCTTGCGCGGACGCTGGCGGCGACACCTGATCCTCAAGAGCCGTGAGCCGGAGCTGATCGGCAGCCTGGGGGAGTTCCTGGCCCGGCGCCTCAAGCCTCCCGCGGCCGGGGCCTGCCGGGTCACCCTGGACCGCGACCCGGCCAGCCTGATGTGA
- a CDS encoding NUDIX hydrolase: MEPRWFDWASRIQAIAQNGLAFSRNPYDIERFQALRQLAAEIMADGCNTSIRRIEDLFEQETGYATPKIDLRGAVFHGERLLFVRESLDGLWTLPGGFADIGESPAAGVEREILEESGFETRAVKLAAVVDRRVDPHSPPHPFHIWKLIFLCELTGGTARTSLETTEVGFFGEEEFPPLSLGRTTPRQLDLVFRHHREPGRPTDFD, encoded by the coding sequence GTGGAACCGAGATGGTTTGACTGGGCCAGCCGCATCCAGGCCATCGCCCAGAACGGGCTGGCTTTCAGCCGAAACCCCTACGATATCGAGCGTTTCCAGGCCCTGCGCCAGCTCGCGGCCGAGATCATGGCGGATGGCTGCAACACAAGCATCCGGCGCATCGAGGACCTGTTTGAGCAGGAGACCGGTTACGCCACGCCCAAGATCGACTTGCGCGGGGCGGTGTTCCACGGCGAGCGCCTGCTGTTCGTCCGGGAGAGCCTGGACGGGCTGTGGACCCTGCCGGGCGGGTTCGCCGACATCGGAGAGTCACCCGCGGCCGGAGTGGAGCGGGAAATCCTGGAGGAAAGCGGTTTCGAGACCCGCGCGGTCAAGCTGGCCGCAGTGGTCGACCGCCGGGTCGACCCGCACTCGCCGCCGCACCCGTTCCACATCTGGAAACTGATTTTCCTCTGTGAGCTGACCGGCGGCACGGCCCGCACCAGCCTGGAAACCACCGAGGTCGGGTTCTTCGGCGAGGAGGAATTCCCGCCCCTGTCGCTGGGCCGCACCACGCCCCGCCAGCTCGACCTTGTGTTCAGGCATCATCGCGAGCCCGGCCGTCCCACCGATTTCGACTGA
- a CDS encoding Mur ligase domain-containing protein yields the protein MSIQPSALKKLFFSGIGGSGMSALAQVLVSRGVAVSGSDRRNDRGESPALFGCLAAQGISLFPQDGSGVSAGLDGVVVSAAVEQDTPDYARARELGLAVIPRPALLAALVNTSRGVCFSGTSGKSSATALCAYALTELGFSPALIAGADLVNYRSGPTTGNALAGKSDLCVVESCESDGTIVDYYPAVGVILNIERDHHELDSLARMFATFAAQTRETLVLNADCPNVIRLPRPTGPGAPRVVTFSAQGAPADYSADGLELGRFSSRFRVKGVEYHCPLPGLYNVSNALAALAAAEAVGARAQDFARVLTGFRGTARRFQLVGEAAGVSVIDDFAHNPAKVRAVLGAFESWTGLGRLFVVFQPHGYGPLRFQFEELVEVFGACLRPRDVLILPEVYYAGGTASRDISSADLAKRVSALGREAVFFADRAAAAPFIAGRAVEGDVVLVLGARDDSLTAFAGQVLERLKSKVPGDNSPLLCAWSRRKHVKEL from the coding sequence ATGTCCATCCAGCCCTCTGCACTCAAAAAACTTTTCTTCTCCGGGATCGGCGGCAGCGGCATGAGCGCCCTGGCCCAGGTGCTGGTCAGCCGCGGCGTGGCTGTCTCCGGCTCCGACCGCCGCAACGACCGCGGCGAAAGCCCGGCCCTGTTCGGCTGTCTGGCGGCCCAGGGCATCAGTCTGTTCCCGCAGGACGGCTCCGGAGTGAGCGCGGGCCTGGATGGGGTGGTGGTGAGCGCCGCGGTGGAGCAGGACACCCCGGACTACGCCCGCGCCCGTGAGCTGGGCCTGGCTGTGATTCCCCGTCCCGCTCTGCTCGCCGCCCTGGTCAACACCTCGCGTGGGGTCTGTTTTTCCGGCACCAGCGGCAAATCCAGCGCCACGGCCCTCTGCGCCTACGCCCTGACCGAGCTGGGGTTCAGCCCGGCGCTGATCGCCGGGGCGGACCTGGTGAATTACAGGAGCGGCCCCACCACGGGCAACGCCCTGGCCGGCAAGTCCGACCTCTGCGTGGTGGAAAGCTGCGAAAGCGACGGCACCATCGTGGATTATTATCCCGCCGTTGGAGTGATCCTGAACATCGAGCGCGACCACCACGAGCTGGACTCCCTGGCCCGTATGTTCGCCACTTTCGCCGCCCAGACCCGCGAAACCCTGGTCCTGAACGCCGACTGCCCCAACGTGATACGCCTTCCGCGCCCAACCGGCCCCGGAGCGCCGCGGGTGGTGACTTTCTCAGCCCAGGGCGCTCCTGCCGACTACAGCGCGGACGGGCTGGAGCTTGGACGGTTCTCCTCGCGCTTCCGGGTCAAGGGCGTGGAATACCATTGTCCGCTGCCCGGACTGTATAACGTATCCAACGCCTTGGCCGCCCTGGCCGCGGCCGAGGCGGTGGGAGCAAGGGCGCAGGATTTCGCCCGCGTGCTGACCGGGTTCCGCGGCACAGCGCGGCGCTTCCAGTTGGTGGGCGAGGCGGCCGGGGTGAGCGTGATCGACGATTTCGCGCACAACCCGGCCAAGGTGCGGGCCGTGCTGGGCGCTTTCGAAAGCTGGACCGGCCTGGGACGGCTGTTCGTGGTGTTCCAGCCCCACGGCTACGGGCCGCTGCGGTTCCAGTTCGAGGAGCTGGTGGAGGTGTTCGGGGCCTGCCTGCGGCCGCGTGACGTTCTCATTCTGCCCGAGGTCTACTATGCCGGGGGCACGGCCAGCCGCGACATCTCCAGCGCCGACCTTGCCAAGCGTGTGAGCGCCCTGGGACGCGAGGCCGTGTTTTTCGCCGATCGGGCCGCGGCCGCGCCGTTTATCGCAGGACGGGCCGTGGAGGGGGATGTGGTGCTGGTGCTGGGCGCGCGGGATGACAGCCTGACCGCGTTTGCCGGGCAGGTGCTGGAACGGCTGAAAAGCAAGGTGCCGGGAGACAATTCCCCCCTGCTATGTGCGTGGTCAAGGAGAAAGCATGTAAAAGAGCTTTAG